CCCGGCCGACCAGCGTCCGCGCGGGCGACGGGCAGCGGCTGATCGGCGCGCGGATGGCGGCGTCCGTCCGGTGCGCCCCGCCCGACAACAAGCCGACGCCGCTGGAGCGGACGACCTGCCTGCCATGGCTCGCACGCGAGGTCGAGCAGGTCGCCCCGAGCGTCCGCTGCGTCGTGTGCCTCGGCGGTTTCGCCTGGCAGGGCGTGTGGCCCGCGCTGAAGCAGGCCGGGTACGCGGTGCCGCGCCCGCGGCCGAAGTTCGGCCACGGCGCCGAGGTCGAACTGGCGCCGACGCCGTCGGCCTCCCGGCGCGACCCCGTCCTGCTCCTCGGCTGCTACCACCCGAGCCAGCAGAACACCTTCACCGGCCGCGTCACCGAGGACATGCTGGACGCGGTGTTCGTCCGCGCCCGCGACCACCACTAGGCCGGAGGGGTCGTGCCGAGGGGCGTCAGCCGGATCTCGCCGTGCTGGCAGACCGGCCCGTACTCCCACCGCGCGTCCACGGACTCGGTCTGGTTCGGCGGGCCGGGCGTGCCGGCGCTCGTCCCGCCGGACGGCGCGAGCGTCGGGGCGCCCCCCTCGGACGACGTGCGCCCCGCGTTCGAGCCGGCCTCGCCGCACCCCGCGAGAGCGGTGACGGCCGCGACGGCGAGGGTGCTCCCGATGATCCGTAACATCGCGTCCCCCAATGAGACTGCGAGGCAGGGCCTTGGCCAAGCGGCCGTGTCGCGGTGGACCGGCCCCCGCACCGGTCCACCGCCCGCGTCCGCTTGGCGCCCCCGTCGGGCCCTGACCTCGCAGTGTCTTTCTGGTGGAACATCGAATGAGATGTCGGGCGTGGCGAGGAAGTTCGCAACTCACCCCAAGACGTGAGGCCGCGACAGAAGCGGGTATCGCTCCGGATATGCCAATCCAGCGCACGAAACAGATCGTGATCGTCGGCGGCGGCTACGTCGGCATGTACACGGCCCTGCGCCTGCAGAAGAGGCTGCGCGGCGAACTGCGCCGCGGCGAGGTCGCCGTCACCGTCATCGACCCGCAGTCCTACATGACCTACCAGCCGTTCCTGCCGGAGGCGGCCGCGGGCAACCTGGAGCCCCGCCACGTCGTCGCGCCGCTGCGCAAGGTCCTCAACCGCTGCCGCATCGTGAACGGGTTCGTGACACGGATCGACAACGCCTCCAGACGCGTCACCATCCGCCCCGCCGGAGCCCACACCGCCGGCGTGCCGGAACGGGACATCGAATACGACATGATCGTGGTCTGCCTCGGCTCCATCTCGCGGACCCTGCCCATCCCCGGCCTCGCCGAATGCGGGATCGGCTTCAAGACCGTCGAAGAAGCGATCTTCCTGCGCAACCACGTCCTGCACCAGCTCGACATCGCCGCGTCCAACCCGGACAACGAGACCGTCCGCAGGCGCGCCCTCACGTTCGTGTTCGTCGGCGCCGGATTCGCCGGCGTCGAGGCCATGGCCGAACTGGAGGACATGGCCCGCGACGCCTGCAAGTGGTACCCCACGATCGACGACCGGGAGATGCGCTGGATGATGGTCGAGGCCACCGACCGCATCCTCCCCGAGGTGGGCCCCGAGATGGGCCGCTGGACGGCCGAGGCCCTGCGCCGCCGCGGCATCGAGGTCAAGATGAACACGCTGCTCAAGTCCGCCGAGAAGCGGCGCATCGTGCTGAGCGACGGCGAGGAGTTCGAGGCCGGCACCCTCGTCTGGACGGCCGGCGTGAAACCGCACCCCGTCGTCAAGGAGAGCGACCTCCCCCTGGACGACAAGAGCCGCATCAAGACCACCGCCGAACTCACCGTCGAAGGCCTCGACGGCGTCTACGCCGCCGGCGACAACGCCGCCGTCCCCGACCTCACCGACACCGGGGACTTCACCGCGCCCAACGCCCAGCACGCCGTCCGGCAGGCCAAACGCCTGGCCGACAACATCGTCGCCGACCTGCGCGGCAAACCCCGCAAACCGTACGTGCACGCCTACGTCGGCTCGGTCGCCGGCCTCGGCCTCCACAAGGGCGTCGCCAACGTCTACGGGCTCAAACTGCGCGGCCTCCCCGCGTGGTTCATGCACCGCACCTACCACCTGTCGCGCATGCCCACCGTCAACCGCAAGTTCCGCATCACCATGGACTGGACGCTCTCCGCGTTCTTCCGCCGCGAGATCGTCTCGCTGGGCGAACTCGAATGGCCCCGCCAGGAGTTCGAGCTCGCCGCAGGCCGCCAGCGCGACATCTGACAGCGGGGCTTGACCGGCCGGACCGTTCCACTGGCCGGACCCGGCCGCCAGAGCTCCACAATCACGGCCCCTGGAGACGGCGGCGACGACCACTGACTCGATATGATGACCCCGCCCCTGTAGCCCAACGGCAGAGGCGGGCTCCCTAAAAGAGCCAGTGTGTCGGTTCGAGTCCGACCAGGGGCACGTGCGGCGAACCCTGCTCGCCGTCTTCGTCGGCTTCGCCGGGGGCTCGCCGTGTCTGCCCAGGGGGCGACCCCCTGGAACCCCCGATGCTCGGGCTCCGCCCTCGCGTGGGCTCGGCTTCGCCATCGCCCTCCCCCGGCTGAGGTTCCCACCCGGCTCGGCTTCGCCTTCGCGTGTGCTCGGCTTCGCCTTCGCGTTCTCCTGTGTGAGGTCGTCGTGTGGGTTCTGCGGTTTGGGGCTGATCAAGTGGGGGGACTGCTGCG
The sequence above is a segment of the Actinomadura coerulea genome. Coding sequences within it:
- a CDS encoding uracil-DNA glycosylase, with translation MPPANPPFVPPGSGWPEDPAAPATPVAHDAGDVAELAAGAPDLHELCARQSVCRACDRLVEWREKVAVERRRAFADERYWGRPVAGWGDERPRILIVGLAPAAHGGNRTGRIFTGDRSGDWLFASLHRVGLAARPTSVRAGDGQRLIGARMAASVRCAPPDNKPTPLERTTCLPWLAREVEQVAPSVRCVVCLGGFAWQGVWPALKQAGYAVPRPRPKFGHGAEVELAPTPSASRRDPVLLLGCYHPSQQNTFTGRVTEDMLDAVFVRARDHH
- a CDS encoding NAD(P)/FAD-dependent oxidoreductase, with amino-acid sequence MPIQRTKQIVIVGGGYVGMYTALRLQKRLRGELRRGEVAVTVIDPQSYMTYQPFLPEAAAGNLEPRHVVAPLRKVLNRCRIVNGFVTRIDNASRRVTIRPAGAHTAGVPERDIEYDMIVVCLGSISRTLPIPGLAECGIGFKTVEEAIFLRNHVLHQLDIAASNPDNETVRRRALTFVFVGAGFAGVEAMAELEDMARDACKWYPTIDDREMRWMMVEATDRILPEVGPEMGRWTAEALRRRGIEVKMNTLLKSAEKRRIVLSDGEEFEAGTLVWTAGVKPHPVVKESDLPLDDKSRIKTTAELTVEGLDGVYAAGDNAAVPDLTDTGDFTAPNAQHAVRQAKRLADNIVADLRGKPRKPYVHAYVGSVAGLGLHKGVANVYGLKLRGLPAWFMHRTYHLSRMPTVNRKFRITMDWTLSAFFRREIVSLGELEWPRQEFELAAGRQRDI